ATCTTGAGTTGCCAATCCATAGTCTTCGTGATCTTCGTGAAGATGTTTACGGGAGTTTCCCGGTGATCCTGGGTTCATATAGCGATTCCAACGACCCGGCTGGTACAGCTACGGCATTACAGGCAGAACTTTTTGATGGTCCTTGGTCAACTATAACGATGGCAGAGCACTATGAAGAGATGTCCTATGGACAATTTCATCTCTCAGGATCAGTTTATGGCTGGTACGAATTAAGCCAGACAGGTTTTGTTTACGGTGGGACAGATAATGGATGGGATGGAGGTGTAAGCCAATTTCTTACAGAGACCCTTGATCTTGCAGATCTGGAAATTGATTTCACCCAGTATGATAATGATGGCGATGATGGCATTCCCAATTCAGGTGATGATGATGGAATAGCAGATGTCGTTTTCTTTGTCCATTCTGGCACGGGAGGAGAAACTGGCGCGGCAGCAATTTGGTCTCACAGCTGGAGATACTCCGGTGCAGTAGATGGTAACGATAATGGTTTTGTCACCGATGATATTGGCTTTGATGGCAACCCCATATTGGTCGATGACTACATCATGCAACCTGCAGAGAACGGTGATGGCAGCTTGATCGAGATAGGTGTTTTCTCACATGAATTTGGACATGCTTTGGGTCTTCCTGATCTTTATGACACGGATTATAGCTCGGATGGAATAGGCAACTGGTGTCTTATGGCTGGTGGGTCATGGACGACAGCCAGTAGTCCAGCCCATATGTCAGCCTGGTGTAAAGAAATGTTGGGATGGGTTATCCCTGTTGTATTGGACTCCAATGCTATCGCAGTGGACATTCCCCCAGTAGTTGAGACTGGTTATGTACTCAAATTGTGGACAGAAGGAGAGATTGATCCTTGGGAATCGCGGTTTGCCCAGGAACTTGAAGTTGGACGTGAGTACTTCCTCATCGAGAATCGACAGATCCAGGGTACAGACCAGCATCTAGAGGGAACAGGTTTGTTGATCTATCATGTTGATAATTCCCAATGGAGTAATAGTAATGATGATCATCGTCTTGTTGATCTTGAACCGGCCAATGGTCAAGAGGGTGGAACGAATCCCGGACAACCCTGGTCTGCAAGTTCCGAGAATCAATTTTTTGATTTTCATACCGATCCTTCATCCATGGACTACTCTGGTAATAATACTGAGGTAGCAGTTTTTAATTTTGTCCAGGGAGATACATCGATCTTTGCCTCAGTTGAGATAGTAGAAGCATTTCCACACCTGTACATTGAACATATGAATTACACGGATGAGAACGATGATGGATTTTTGTCACCATCAGAAAGTGGATCGATCTGGATAGAACTGATAAATTATGGTGTTCTGACCACTGGAATTTATGCCTCGGTTATAGATGATAACCCTGCTTTTACTTTCACAGCACCTGAAATGACCTTTGATGATCTTGAGGTGAATGCATCTGTGATCGCCAACTCTCCCTTAGAATTTACAATGGCAACTGACTTTGAGAGTGGAACGGTTCCAATGCGGATAGCTGTTGGTAATGCCACGTCCGAAACGATTGATACGCTGACCTTTGAATTGCGGATCGGTGATCCGCAGGTAGCCCTTATCGACGCAGATGGAGCATTATCAGGTGACAGTAATGTTCAGGATTACTATAGTCAGGCCCTCATTGACAATGATATCGTCTTTGCCATATGGGATATTCTACAGCTTGGATTGCCAGATTCAGACTGGCTCCAGGCAAAGCCACAAGTCGTTTGGTTCACCGGTAATAGTGAATCACCTCTGACTCAGTCCGTCATTGA
This DNA window, taken from Candidatus Neomarinimicrobiota bacterium, encodes the following:
- a CDS encoding M6 family metalloprotease domain-containing protein translates to MYKNIILILTVGITSIMATAPAKPGEVASERVIQMTQVMAESHGQGGFAQKIQRVKQRNLELPIHSLRDLREDVYGSFPVILGSYSDSNDPAGTATALQAELFDGPWSTITMAEHYEEMSYGQFHLSGSVYGWYELSQTGFVYGGTDNGWDGGVSQFLTETLDLADLEIDFTQYDNDGDDGIPNSGDDDGIADVVFFVHSGTGGETGAAAIWSHSWRYSGAVDGNDNGFVTDDIGFDGNPILVDDYIMQPAENGDGSLIEIGVFSHEFGHALGLPDLYDTDYSSDGIGNWCLMAGGSWTTASSPAHMSAWCKEMLGWVIPVVLDSNAIAVDIPPVVETGYVLKLWTEGEIDPWESRFAQELEVGREYFLIENRQIQGTDQHLEGTGLLIYHVDNSQWSNSNDDHRLVDLEPANGQEGGTNPGQPWSASSENQFFDFHTDPSSMDYSGNNTEVAVFNFVQGDTSIFASVEIVEAFPHLYIEHMNYTDENDDGFLSPSESGSIWIELINYGVLTTGIYASVIDDNPAFTFTAPEMTFDDLEVNASVIANSPLEFTMATDFESGTVPMRIAVGNATSETIDTLTFELRIGDPQVALIDADGALSGDSNVQDYYSQALIDNDIVFAIWDILQLGLPDSDWLQAKPQVVWFTGNSESPLTQSVIDLLSAYQDNGGRLLLSGQDITDGDETQAAFLSDYCAAVLDEETTTNPRYAFGNPDHEIMEASDQFRINTHFGANNQTSPDVVTSMSHGKTLFQYPRLDYRSAGTTTIQNGYKTIFLAFGFEAIASLEDEGPTIRADLMQRFLEWFDIDYVGIDGENVAHDLTPGISHFYPNPFNPTVNIGYMLPGASSVNLTIFDVRGQEVVSLQDGFIQPGNYEVQWNGVDRSGNPVSTGVYFCRLKAGEISQTIKMVYLK